The window AGTTCATGAAAGGCTTGTGTTTGCTTGCTCCCACTTCAGGCCAGTGCTGAGCCTTCTTGGCTCCCTGTGACCCCTGGACAGTGCTCTGGGAAGTGCTCTTGCGCAACCAGGTCAGGAGCTGCTCCCCGCCTGCTCTGGCCCTGCCCAGAAACGTCCCTGTGCCTCAGCTGGCAGAGAACAGCAGGGGATTTAGGAACAGGCTCTGCCGAAACTGGAAACAACTTGGCTTGAGGGAGATGTGAGTGTGATTGTCTCCAGTAAATGTTTTAGCAAACAACCTGAGGGTTCCTTGTCCACCTGCTTCTCTGAGACCACCCTGTGACAGGGGACAGGGGCTTCTCGCTGTTTCAGCCAACAAGTGTCAGTGGCTGCTGTGGCTTTTACTGCTTTCCCAGGAGCATGTGTCCTCTTTGGTTTAGGGAGAGCTTTTTCAGCCTTTATTTTATAGAACCTGTATTTATAAAGGCTTTTACTTCTGCAGAGCTTTCTTTTCATCTCCTAGTTTATCGATGTGCCTTGCCCAAGAGCTTTCAAACAATAGCTGGTAGTTCAGTTTAGCACttgtcctccctcctcctccccgggcAGCTCTACAGCCTTGATGTGAGTTGCCCAAGAGCTCTGAGAAGAGAGATGTCTGAACAGAGTCCAGTGGGAGTTGCACAATCCTCCATCTGCCGAAAAGCAGTGGGTGAAAGAGGGTCAGGTTATTACTCCCCCTGAGGGTATCGCGACCGAACTTCACCTCACAGAGGAGGTAACTCCATGCTGGGGCTTGTTTCTTGTGggcaggaaaacaaatcttttgTGGCAAATGGCACTGAGTCTTTGCAGAATATTGATCCCATAATGAATGGAGGAAAATTGAGTTTAGGCTGAACTGGTTTTATTGTCTAATGCAGGGATCCCCCCCATTATCCACTGAATCTGCAAACACAGCCTCTGAGCTATGCACCATACCTCAGTGCTCCTTTCCTGCCCGGGACCTTGCTCTGATCACACTCCTCCAGTCCTCCTCCAGTGTTTGCTGTAGGGATcatctcctccctgctgtgttATTGCCTCTGCACTTCTCCTCATTTTACGGATGCTGTCTGCAGTTCTATAAACTCCTTGTGTTCCAGCTGGCAGAGACAGAGTGCTTGCTGTTGTTTACACAGACCATTCCTTTGCAGATGCCTCAGTTACGGCTCAACTTCTCTGAACTCTTTTAAACAGTCTTTATTCTGCAGGATTAGACTCTTCCCTGCTGACTGTTTTGAAGACTGatctctaattttaattttccctttctcagtTGTCTGCTCTTTTCAGCCAGTTGAGGGAATTTATCTACAAACTGGTTTGGTAGTGTTCCTTCCCAGTTATTTATGTTGCAGGAAGACCCAGCCCAGTTGCCATCTCTCAGTAAACTGCAGAGTCCATAGTCTGTCCAGATGTCCTGACTTGTCCATGTAGTTTTCACCGCAGGTGGATGATGGTAGGACCAGGCTGTGCCCAGTCTACAGGGCTGGTGGAGGCTCCTTCCCCACTAGAGAGCAGGGTCCTAATTTCCCGCAGAGGGCTGGAGGCTCTGCAGGAATGTGCTTCGTGTACTCCTGATGCCATCGGCAGGCAGATAATCCCTCCAGGTGGGGAGAATTGTGTGGACAGGTTGTATTAAATAgactcttctccttttctttcacagtacCCTGCATACCAAGGTGCCCCCTGTCTCCCCTGGAGTGACCAACAGCTATGTCCAGGGGCCTTTAGACGTTCCCCTTCTCAACAAAACTGTGGGCCAGTGCCTGGAGGAGACCGTCGAGCGGTTCCCCGACCGCGAGGCGCTGGTGTTCTGCCGGGATGGGGTTCGGAGGACGTTTACCCGGTTCAAAGAGGAGGTGAGTGCCTGGTTCACCCCCCAGGGAACACACGTGGGTGGGTAACCTCAGCAGACATGATGGATAAATGGCAAATGGTTTCATTGCTCAACTCAGGACCGAGGTGTGTTGTGTATGGAGAGGGAGCATCGTGTCCCCAGCGTCGTGTCCCCAGCATGCACCAACAGGCATGTGCTGCCTTTGTCCTCCTTGGAATCTGGAGATGAAAGGGAGGAGGCAGCGTATACGAAACACTTGTTGAATATCCCAGAATGAACTTTCATACCTTAAAATTATCATCTCTATCTGATGGGTTGTGGGCTGAGTCAGTGTTTTCTCTACTGGAGTAGACTCCACCTTCTGTATTAGTCATTCTGACTATCAGAGATCCTGGGTGTGTGGAAGTTTTTTATCTGAGCCCAAAAGCAATGGAGCAAAGTCAAGGACTAGGGCTCAGTATTACATGCACAGGTGTGTGGGGGTGtatctgtgtgtatgtgtgtacatatTGCTTACAAATATATGCTTAGCTGTTTTCGAAATCGAGGGACAATGTTTCAAGGCTAACTACCTggaaattttctattaaatgtATGATATGATCTTGGATAGGaggagttgtttttttctgaggttttttttaggCTTAGTATGGTTTGGGTCACATCCATTCGGATAAACAAGATTAGCTGTGTTCACCCTGATTTTAAGAAGTAAGCTGTAATTCTGAACTAAATCAGAGAGTAGCTGTTCTTCAAATTCATATCTCCTACAAAGTAAATTTCGTAAATTCATTTGAGAACACAACAAAGCTATAAAAACTTTCCTGAATATCTCAGGATATTTATTCATACATCTGCACATCTGACACACACTTACCATCTCAAAAAATAAAGTAGTTGTTAATACAGTGGCTGAATACAAGTTAAtgaatcactgaatcacagaatcattaagattggaaaagatctctaagatcattaAGTTCAATCTttgactgatccccaccttgtcaactagaccagagaGCACTGAGTTccacgtccagtcatttcttgaataCCTCCCTGGGAAGTCCTTTCCAATATTTAacaaccttttcagtgaagaaattcctcctaatgcCCAACCTGACCTTTCCCTGGTACAGTTTTCCTCTTGTGCTGTTCCTTGTTTCTTGGGAGCAGTGCctgaccccccccggctcccccctcctgtcagggagttgcagagagtgagaaggtgtcccctgagttttcttttctccaggctgagcccccccagcaaCCCCAGCTACTCCTTATAGGACTTATGAGGATAGGAACCCCAAACTGGTCAAAAATCACACTATACAATTTTCTTTACTCAAGTCCTTTTCAAGGTAGGTGATATCCCAAAAGGGAGGCAGATCCAACAGTGTGGATGGGCCCAGCATGTGGGTAAGGCTTAGTCCCCAGTGTAGTTGATGAGGAGCCAGGCACTAAGTAGTCCTAGAGCAAGAATTAACTTACAACAATTTGTACCTAATTGCCCATTTTGGTTTCCTTCCTGCTTTATGGTATTGTTCCAGGCTtgttatttctgtgctttcagtcAACCTGCTGAGCAGGTCTGTGCTCTGGGGctcagaagctgctgcagccacaggctgatgggctgtgcaggggaggTACATTCTGTCCCATTTCAGTTTTCCCCAGAAAGCAGTGCCTGGAGACAAATATGCCCCACTGCATCCCGTGTGTGATCCTCAGGCTCTTGTCCTGTGATTTACAGGTGGACCAAGCAGCAGTTGGGCTTCTGGCTCTTGGCCTGAAGAAAGGAGACCGGCTGGGCATGTGGGGACCCAATAAATACGAGTGGGTTCTCATGCAGTTTGCAACGGCCCAGGCAGGAATCATCCTGGTAAGGAGTGTGCTGTGTCTGGGTTTTTAGCAGTCTGTTGGGAAAAGAGACAAATGTGATAGGAGACACTGGAGAATAAAGTttgttgtctctttttttcatgctcTTACCTGGTGTGCTGTCTATAACTGAATCCAGTATTTAAACAAGATCTGTGCAGCTCTCTGCATCTTTGTCCTCCTCTCTGTAGGGAAACACActgcagaggatggagcagcaaGAAACTACTGTGAACTaacttgcagcagctgatgacAGAAGGAGATGTGCTTTTGCCTACAGGACCAATTTTTGTGGGATGCTGCTGTCCCAACCCGTTACCAACTGgttaggtcccttccaaatgtATTACTCCAAGGCACAAATGCTCATTTAAAACTCTAGTCCAAGCTGCATATCCCCAAAGACAATTTTAATTTGATAATATGACCTGGCATATTCACCAAAATGCACCTTATTTGGGCAGTAAGGTCTAAACCTAGCCTTGTGGTCTGTTCTCTTCATCCTGGTTTAGCCCAGTGTCTGCAGGAACAGGGTGGAGGAGTGTGGCTCAGTATGAACCTGGGGGTGAACTCAATTCCAGCAGCCAATACTGCTTCTGTGGAGAGCTGGACTGGAGAAAGTATTTTATGGTTGTCCATCAAGAATCCTGTCTTGCACTCGAGTTTTGATCAAGTTTAGTGGATTGACTGTCTTCCAGTGGGACAGGAGGTctggtttctgtttctgaaactCTGTTTTGACTGTGTGACCTCTGTCACATAAATCTCTTTTGGGACTGTTGTCTTTTGTGCAATCGcagaatttggattttttttttctgtggatgtGGAATCCCTCTGGTGGTGAGCTCTTAGTTTTGTGTGTTGGAGGAGAGGCTCTGAGTGTGGCTTATCCCTGGGAGAACTTTTCTGTTGGAATATGTGCTGGGGGGAAGATTTTCAAGGCAAGGGTAACTCTGGGTAACTCTGATCAACTTTCTTGTTTCTCCCTCCTCAGGTATCTGTGAATCCAGCCTACCAGGCCTCTGAGCTGGAGTTTGTCCTCAAGAAGGTTTGTATGGCACTCACTAATTGATTTGTTGTGAAAACACCTACAAGCAGCATCTGGGAGAGTGGGGACATGGTACAGATGAGCTTCTGCTTGGGCATATTGGGGATAACTGGCTGGAAATCAGGGCTGGTGGTGGGTGTGTAGAGGGGACAGTGACCAAGGGGACCAAGCTTCAGTTCAGTGGTCACAGATGTTGCTGTTCCCTGTGGCTGCCACCCTGTCTGTTTGATGGACACTTCTGCCTCCTTCtcatccccctccctccctgctaaCAGCCATGTATTGCCTATATTACCCCAAACCAACCTATCTGTCAGCAGTCATTTACTAGGGAATGAGATAAAAAAGGCAAGACATCTCCTCTTTGCGCCTCCTGCTTGGGGCAACAATCACCTTGAAAGTAGAACCTCAGAAAGAACCAGCCTACTTGGTAGCTtgatttctccttcccaggtTTGTCTGATGTCTGGCTGGCCCTGGGTTTAAACTGGTTTAAGTCCTAGGTATTGCCACTGCTTACCATCTTTCTGCTGTCTGATCCTGGCCACCTCAGCTACCCTCATAAACCTGCCTCAATTTGAGCCTGCAATGTGCAGAGCACCAATCAATTTAAACTGCTCAGGCTCCTTAGCTTAAATAATGAGGAATTCGGGTTATTAAATGTTTGATAGCTAAAAATTAAGATTAAGAAGCTAATTTGTTCATCTGTTGTTTGTTCAGCTTTAAATCAAAGGGGAGGGAACACTTCTGGATGTTCCCAGCACCATCCAAGTTTATTGTTTTACCTAGAAATTGGATAATTTCCAGCAATTGAGGGAGACTTTTCTCTCGTATCAGTAACTCTCTAATTGGGTCATGGGGCTGCAATTTGAATTCTCATTTCATCCTTCATTTAAGCCTCTCGCAGCTCTCGCTGGTGTCACTCCTGTTCTCGTGTGTAGGCGTTGAACCCAGTGCTGCAGTGGAGCACGTCTCTTCCAGGGTGGATGTCCTCCTGCTTCTCTCACCCTCTGGAATGTGCAGCTCAGTActtccctttttccccagcaagacttggctttggttttcctttccatctccCTGTGTCAGAGTCTGCGctgattttttcctctggtgTAAATCTGGAGTGTCGATGGGGTAAGAGCAGAAATGTGCTTCAGCTCCATTGGGGATTGCTCCTGTCTTGCCTTCCCACGTTTGCCAGCATTCACAGCTTTTCTATGCACCTTTGGCACTGGGATCTCTCATTTTCCTCACCCACCTAAtgatttgtttgtgtttgttaaTTTGCACAACAAAATTCCTGAAGGCTTTAGGGCTTTGCCTGTTGGATCCTGTCCGCCTGTGTGGTCCCATTGTTGCTCCATCGGGTCCCCTCCCTTTGGTGTATATGGAAATGAATGCAGAATAACCATTCCTTGCATTCCTACTGTATTTCCAGGGCTTTGAAAAAGCAAACTGGTGACAGGTTTCATGTTCTAGGTTCTTGGAAGACAGGTCTGCTGCCATTCAGGTTGAAACCAAGTGGGAAGCGCTCAACCAGAGACCCTTATCTCGTACAGCATCAGCCCTGCAAGCTCCTCTCCTCACATAGTACCTGTTTTTCAGAGCTGGTTCAACCAGAACTGTAGTTTGAAGGAATTAATAGTAAAAAGTTACAAAGGCCCAAAACAGACTCAGCCCCCTGGGttctgggcaacttgttccagaaAATAGAGCAAAtgtttgtcttcctttctgACAACGCCTAGAGGGTACTTACAAATTGTTTATTGGCATAACCTTGGTCTCCTCATTTCCCAGACTTtgggaaaataatgaaaacagccaagtaaataatttctgtaaatagTTTATTTCTCAAGAATGCATTTTTTGGAAGATGAAAGCAGTTTGCAAATCTGGGTCAAATTCAGCAAATCTCCTCTGctcaaaaagaaatgaaaattcttGGAGTAATTAAGGCACTTTGTTTTGGGATTATGTAAATGTAAGGGttgaatgaaaaatgttttaattttcaaaatagctaaagctttaaaaagatgtggaaaaaaatcttaggaAAAGGAACCCCTTATGAAAAAACTCCCACAATAAAATCTTGGCTTGGCCTTAGAGGCAGGATTTAggtttccttgtttttccagaGTTCCTCAAAATTCCTCATTTCAGACCAacacaaattaatttgttttaactttatttatttcttcatattttgggactggggtttttttttgttagtgttGAGACTCATAGTCTGAAAAATGGGTTGCTTGCCTTGTGCTCACAACAAGTAGTGTTGATCCTGGGCGAAGGGGGAACCTCAGGctacagctctgctctcttgCCCAGCAAAAATCATCCAGCCCATCCTGATCCCGGCACCGAGGAGGAGCAAAGCACTGGCTGCACGCCTGGATCCAGGCTTGGAGTGCTGGATGTGCCATGGCAGCACCTTGCCCTGCCCTTGGCGGGTTTTATGAATGCACAGATGTTTGCTTTTGTCCTCAGTGAACCTCCCTGTGGTTCCTGTGTTGGTGGTGGCTGATCTTTACTGTGTCCTGACCATCAACCCAACGTGACTTCTCATGTGTTTCTGTCTCCCTCCACAGGTTGGCTGTAAGGCACTGGTGTTCCCCACgcaatttaaaacacagaaatactaTGATATTCTGAAGCAGTCATGTCCTGAGATAGAAAAATCCAGTCCAGGGGGAATAAAGAGCAAAAGGTGAGTTAGGAACACCTGGTGTTTTTGCACTGACCCCACAGCCGTGTCCTGCCTTGTGTCCCCTCAGCTGTACAACACAGGCTTTGGTGGAAGGAGGACCTGTAATTGGTCTCATGTGAAGAGAAGTTAGGCTGGCCTGGAGGTTTACCCTGAGCAGTGTGCACCTGTGTGGGcagttttctccttgttctgTTATTGCTGATGCTGTTTATCTCTCTGCCAGGCTACCTGACTTATCCGTTGTTATCATGTTGGACTCCAAGCTGCCTGGCACCTTCCACATGGATGAAGTGAtgcaggctggggacagcagccaggTGAAGCAGCTAAGAGCAGTGGAGCAGACCCTGTCCTGCAATGACCCCATCAACATCCAGTTCACTTCAGTAggtgccctgcctgctccatgTGGTTGAGTTTCTTACTGGGGACATGGGGAAAGATGTGTGTGGTGCCGAGCATCCCATTTCCTTTGCCTTCTGCTCTCTGAAAACAAGCTTCCAGCTTTTGCTGTAGGATGGAAGAAGAAGCTGGAAGCATTCCCCTTACTTCTTCCATTCTTGCTGCTCAGTCCTGTGTCAAGGGCTGATGGAGATGAGAGGGTGTCAAGTGAATTCTGTTCAGCtgaagtttggtttttttggtgtggtttggGATTCAGATTCCtttaaagaagcaaaaacaGTGTTCCATGTCTGATTGGAGAATGAAGTGCAAGATCACCCCAGGGTCTTCCTGGGAAATCTCTGCAGAGCACACGAAGCTCATCCTCAGAAAAGGTGGCATCACTGCATAATGCCCTGTGTCTTCCAGGGCACAACGGGAAGCCCCAAAGGAGCCACCCTCTCCCACAGGAACATTGTGAATAATGCCCATCTGATCGGTCTGAGGCTGGGGATCGCACAGCAGGTGGGTTTTGGTGGGAACACAGAGAGACCACATGTGTGGAGAGTGTTGGTGCTTGCTCAGAGACAGGGCAGGATGTTTTGCTGCAAATGACATTGAGGGATATTAATGCAcagcattttgcatttcaatGGAGTTCATTGATGATTCATTTCAGTTTCatgtgaaggtttttttttgagggagaaaaaagagctATCattttgtgggggaaaaatCATGAAATTATTCACTTTTCGTTTTGGTGAAtacttatttcaaataattgcAAGACTAAGTGTTAGCTTTGAATTCTGTTGAATGAGGTTTTAATTTGGTTTACATGACTTCGTTTAATGTCATGTTTACAGTCTCATAACTCTTATCAGGGTACAACCTCTCTATTtgtagtttcttttaaaaattgttaaaggcaaatattttcttttgaagttctgaattatttatttctaacaTATCAGCTTTGATCCAGAAAATAGATGAGTTGTTTCAATCAGTCTTCAGAGTCtttggtgtttaaaaaaaaaataaataaaattaatagcaTGTGCCAAGTCCTGAATATTTCATGCCTGTCACAGCACTCCCACTCTTCTCTTTTGGCATATAATGTGTAAGCAATAACAGGCTAAAGagtccagcaaaaaaaaaaaaaaattgcaaaattacAGAATGAAATTTTGACATTAGAAAACTTCCCAAGGTGATTTTTATTAAAGGCAGGAGGTGTGAGAGTCGTGTTCCCACCTAACAGGAACACAGCTGAATGTCAGCTTTCCAACAGGcggatcaggaaaaaaagtctctctgCTCAGATCTTTGCTCTTCAGCAGTGAGATGGGCTGGACACGGGCTGGGGGGGGATGTCTCTTCTCCTCACTTTTGTCTGTGGCTGATCCCAGGACCATCGGTTCTGCCTCCCTGCACCCCTCTATCACTGCCTGGCGTCGGTGGGAGGCTGCATGGTGATGGCCCTGCACGGGTCCTGCTGCATCTTCTCGTCTCCCAGCTTCGAGGGGAAGGCTGCGCTGGAGGCCGTGTCTCGAGAGAAGTGAGAGCTCGTTTGTGTCTTGTTACAGAGCAGTTcatggctgtggctgtgcttcTTCCCTCGCCTCACCTGCCAGGACACTGCTCACACCCTTCCTTCCAATGGTGGGCGAGTCGGGTTTGCTGGTGCACATACTTGTGCAGGCACTTCAGGAGCCAAAatctgctgttccagctgtaCTTGGGAGTGTGTCACACTTCTCCCAAAATTAAAGGATCCACATGGCTTTGGCTGGAAAGCGTAGTGGTGTCTTGGTTTGCTGTGGCTGGTGTGTTTTCACACACCTGCCCTTCTTCTCTAAGTCCAGCTCAGTTGTTTTTCCAGGTTGTTCCTCAAGTGTAACATGTGAAACAAAAGAGCTGTTGCTGTGTCTGCATCATACATGCATATCTGtctatgtttatatatttttatatatatctatatctatatatctatctgTGTGCTGATGAGTAGCACATCTGCTGTGCCTGCCTctatgctgctgctctgcagccttgtgaggggtgggatgggatgggtgcTGAGCTGGGGTGCTGAACTGGGGCTTCCCCCAGTTCTGGCTCtgcagctttgcctttttttcccccccctcttcCTCAAGATGCTCCTTCCTCCTCGGCACACCGACCATGTTCATAGACATGCTCTCCCAGCCAGACTTTGACTCCTACGACCTGTCATCTCTCCAGGGAGGTAAGGCTCAGAACTCAAATGGAAAAATCCTGAGAAACAGGATATTCCTGGTTCCCTGCTGGGTGGCTGTGTTAAGTTTTGTGAGCAAATGGCTCTTCTGGTGGGAAGAGTTTAGTTGTGCGAGCCTTGTGTTTCCCCTGTTAATTTGATGCTacatttcctttccctggggaATCCTTAGATCATTATGTATTTTAGGACTCTTCTCTCATCTTAAGGCAGTCCTAGGAAAGGACCTTTCCGTTTTAGCTGCAAGGGGAGATATCAGGAATAGCCTGATTTTCCTCAGCTCCCATCTCACCAGCCACCACCGTGTGGCAGCAGATGCTTTCTGTGCTTCAAGGTGGTGCAGTCCCTAAAGCAGAGCCACGCTGGGATTTCTCTCTCTGACCTAAAGTTTCCTGCCAGTTTCTGAAGTCATTGATCTAAGTACTGGGGAGGGTGTGATACCCTATGCTGGAGCTTCCTCTCTTGTTGCAGCCAACCTTGAAAATAGCTGAGCTGAAACAGGGAGACCACAGCCCTTTTTGAGGCAGAGAGGCACAGAGAGAAGATGGTGCTGGAgcataaagaaatatttaagcagTTACCTAATCATCTCTGCTATGTGAAAAATGATCCTGTCTGATCCTGTTCCCCAGAAAAGCCCATATATTACTCCACTTTTCTGCTCTGTCATCCTAGGGTGAAACAGGTGGCAGTGGGATCTGCCCTATCCCAAAAGGGCTGCTCTGTgcaaggcaggaggaaaggtTTTTGGGTTTATGGTGAGGATTGATGGGACTGTTTGTCCTGCTAAAAATCTGtgcctctttttcctctgaatctttcctttttttaggaACTGCAGCTTGGACTAGGTTTGTGCTATAGAGTTTATCTTCCAAACGAGTGAACTCTGCCAACCCTTAATTCATTCAGGCAAACTGACCTTGCTGCAGCCTTTGCTTCTAGAATAACTATAAATAACAATGAAACAAAGTAACTA is drawn from Chiroxiphia lanceolata isolate bChiLan1 chromosome 19, bChiLan1.pri, whole genome shotgun sequence and contains these coding sequences:
- the ACSF2 gene encoding medium-chain acyl-CoA ligase ACSF2, mitochondrial isoform X2 produces the protein MWGPNKYEWVLMQFATAQAGIILVSVNPAYQASELEFVLKKVGCKALVFPTQFKTQKYYDILKQSCPEIEKSSPGGIKSKRLPDLSVVIMLDSKLPGTFHMDEVMQAGDSSQVKQLRAVEQTLSCNDPINIQFTSGTTGSPKGATLSHRNIVNNAHLIGLRLGIAQQDHRFCLPAPLYHCLASVGGCMVMALHGSCCIFSSPSFEGKAALEAVSREKCSFLLGTPTMFIDMLSQPDFDSYDLSSLQGGIIAGSPVPPEIMKTIMTKMNMPNLVVAYGTTENSPVTFMGFPNDSMDRRTETVGYIFPHTEAKIEDPETGKSVPLNTPGELQIRGYCVMLGYWNDPAKTSEVISAERWYKTGDLGSLDEHGYCKIIGRCKDMIIRGGENIYPAELEQFLHTHPKVEEAQVVGVKDSRMGEEVCACIRLRAGQDCTEEEMKAFCKGKISHFKIPRYFVFVSQYPLTVSGKIQKYKLREQMEKLLQL
- the ACSF2 gene encoding medium-chain acyl-CoA ligase ACSF2, mitochondrial isoform X1, translated to MAAARLAALPRHGLRVLRRAGGRRGAPPGSTLHTKVPPVSPGVTNSYVQGPLDVPLLNKTVGQCLEETVERFPDREALVFCRDGVRRTFTRFKEEVDQAAVGLLALGLKKGDRLGMWGPNKYEWVLMQFATAQAGIILVSVNPAYQASELEFVLKKVGCKALVFPTQFKTQKYYDILKQSCPEIEKSSPGGIKSKRLPDLSVVIMLDSKLPGTFHMDEVMQAGDSSQVKQLRAVEQTLSCNDPINIQFTSGTTGSPKGATLSHRNIVNNAHLIGLRLGIAQQDHRFCLPAPLYHCLASVGGCMVMALHGSCCIFSSPSFEGKAALEAVSREKCSFLLGTPTMFIDMLSQPDFDSYDLSSLQGGIIAGSPVPPEIMKTIMTKMNMPNLVVAYGTTENSPVTFMGFPNDSMDRRTETVGYIFPHTEAKIEDPETGKSVPLNTPGELQIRGYCVMLGYWNDPAKTSEVISAERWYKTGDLGSLDEHGYCKIIGRCKDMIIRGGENIYPAELEQFLHTHPKVEEAQVVGVKDSRMGEEVCACIRLRAGQDCTEEEMKAFCKGKISHFKIPRYFVFVSQYPLTVSGKIQKYKLREQMEKLLQL